The sequence below is a genomic window from Bdellovibrio bacteriovorus.
AATCCACAAATTTGTGTTCTTCCGCCTGGTAGCCCAATCGATCCGTCACCGTTTGTACAGAGATCGTCACCGGAGCTTTCTTCACTGGATTTGGATAGAAATCATGGTGATCACCGAAAGCTTCACCACCCGCAACTTCTAAAATCAAAGCCGTCGCACGATTCAACCCACGAAGTGCACCATCTGGATCCACACCGCGAGAAAATCTGTAAGCTGAATCCGTATCAATACCATGTGTACGAGATGTTTTACGCGCACTCATCGGTAGGAAGTAAGCAGATTCCAAGAAAACTTCCGTCGTAGAATCCGTGACGCCCGAGTTCTTTCCACCAACCACACCGGCAAGACATGCGGGATGAGTCGTATCACGAATTGTGAGTTCATCACCCGTCAAAGTAATTTCAGAGCCATCAAGAGTGATGAACTTTTCACCTTTTGTCGCGCGATCCACGATCACTTTTTTACCGGCAATGAAAGCGGCATCAAAAGCATGAAGAGGCTGACCTAATTCCATCATCACATAGTTTGTCACGTCGACGATGTTATTAATAGAGTTCATACCCACACTTTCAAGACGCTTTACCAACCACTCTGGGGAGGGACCGACTTTCAAGCCTTTTAGGTATCGACCCGTATAGCGAGGACATAAATCAAAAGCCTTCACATCCAAAGAGATCTCACTCTTAGTCGATTGCGAATTTACTTTTGGTTCGGCCTTTGGAACTTTCAACTCTTTACCATACAGGCAAGCCACTTCACGCGCCAAACCGTAATGGCTTAAGCAGTCCGCTCTATTGGGAGTCACTTTTAATTCGAAAGTGATGTCGTCATAACCCGCGTATTCTGCGTAAGGTTTTCCGACCGGAGCATCTGCAGGAAGAATCGCGATACCTTCAGATTCTTTCGCTAAGCCTAGCTCTTTCAAAGAACAAAGCATGCCTGCTGAATCCACACCACGAACCGCAGATTTTTTAATCGCAAAGTTACCTGGCAATACAGCCCCCGGCAAAGCCACGATCACACGGTCCCCGGCTTTGTGGTTTTGCGCTCCACACACGATCTGGTGAACAACACCTTCACCTGTAGAAACGCGGCACAAAGAAAGTTTATCCGCATTGGGATGTTTATCTTTTTCTAAGATGTGACCTACAACCACGTGGTTAAAGTCTTTCGCACGATTGGTGATTTCTTCCACCTCAAGACCGGCGCGAGTTAAAGCTTCACCCAACTCTTCCGGTTTTTGAAAGAACTCAGTCACATCAACATAATCTTGGAGCCATTTTAAACTGATCTTCATTTTACAAACTGCCTTAAGAAACGCACATCATTTTCAGGGAACAAACGAATGTCTTCGATGCCGTATTTAATAATCGCCATACGCTCAACACCGAAGCCGAACGCAAAACCTTGCCATTTTGGATATTCGATTTTCGCCGCTTGGAACACTTTCGGATTCACAAGACCGCAACCGCCGATTTCAATCCAGCCCGATTGTTTACAAAGACTGCAGCCTTTTCCTTTACAGATGGGGCATGAACAATCCACCTCTGCCGAAGGTTCGGTGAAAGGGAAGAAACTAGGACGGAATCTTGTTTTCAAACCAGGACCGAAGAACTCACGAACGAAGAAACTGATCGTGCCTTTAAGATCGGCCATTGAAACTTTCTCATCCACACACAAAGCTTCAATTTGATGGAAGTTTGGAAGATGTGAAATATCGCTATCACAACGGAACACCGGGCCCGTACCAATCACACGCAATGGCAACTGTTCGGTTTCCAAAGAGTGGATTTGAATCGGAGATGTGTGCGTGCGAAGAACATGGCTTTTATCGATAAAGAAAGTATCTTGCATATCACGCGCAGGGTGATCGGCAGGAATATTCAAAGCCTCGAAGTTATAATAATCTTTTTCGATAAGTGGACCGGTGCGCACGCTGTAACCCAAACGCGCCATCACCGTAAAGATTTCTTCCACGACGATATTCACTGGGTGAGCCGAGCCTTTTGCTTGCGAAGCCGCAGGCAAAGTCAGATCGATTTCTTCGGCCGCCATTTTTGCCGAAATCTCTTTTTTCTTCAGAGTGTCTTCGGCTTCCGTGTAAGCAGCCTCAAGAAGCTGCTTCACCTCGTTCACTTTTTTACCAAACAGAGGCTTTTCCTCTTTCGGCAAAGAGGCCATTTCTTTCATGATCTCTGTAAGTGAACCGCTTTTCCCCAGGTATTGAACCTTGAGGTCGTAGAGGTCTTTAGATGTTGGAGCAGCTTTAAAAGCCGCCAGGGCTGTATCTTTGATGGAATCAAGTTTGGTCGTGGACATAGGGTCTCATAATCACCTCAGAGGCCCGTATTTTCAAGCATTTAGCTTTTACACACAGCGCAGAAAATCCTTGAGGTTTCAGGGCTTTCCCCCTATCTTCCCAGGACCCTTATGGCGCATAAAAATAAATCGAACTACAGTCCCTATAAAGCCCGTCAAGAAGCCCGTGGAAACTTCTCCCCTTCGAACATGGGTCGTCATAAGAAGCCTGAGCTGATTTATGAGCTCAATGAGGCCAACGACCGCCTGGCCGATGTCTTCCGCAATCACGGTTTCGATATGGTGAACCACGAGCAGCGCATGCAATTGGCACATTTTTACCGTCTTTTGATGTTAAATCAGGAAAAAGAGAATTTCACTCGCCTGCTGAAACTGCGCGACGTCGCTATTAAACATTTCATCGATAGCATCATCATCCTGAAATACACGAAACTCCAGTTTCCGCTTTTAGACGTAGGCACGGGCCCAGGCTTTCCGGGGATTCCTTTAAAAATCATGCTTCCCGACGAAAAAATTCTTTTGGGAGAAGGCGTTCAGCGCCGGGTGGAATTTTTAAAGCACGTCCGCTCTGAAATGAAGCTTCAAAACCTCGATATTTTGGGTCGCAATATCAACCAACACTGCATGTATCCCGTGAATGGAGCAATTACTCGCGCGGTGGAAGATATCGGCAATACTTTGGGGAACGTGATCAGTTGCCTTCAAACGGGCGGCCGCGTTTATTTCATGAAAGGCCCTGGAGTTGATCCAGAAATCAAAGCCTTTAAAGAAACTGAGTGGTCTGAGTATTACAAACTTGTTGAAGACGTCGCCTACACTCTTCCCCAAACTCCGCATGAGCGTCGCTTGGTTGTTTACGAAAAGATCAAAAACAAGCCTCTGCCTGAAGAGGATGAAGGCGAAGAGCTTTTATTTGACGAACTTTCCGGAGACGAGAAAAGACGTTGGGCCAAATACACTTAACCCACGCCTCCCTCGCGGCAAGTAAGAAATTTTAAGAATTGACTCTCTTTCCCCATAGAAATAGAAACCCGAACGATGACAAATCTTCCCCACCTTTTACAACTAGCCAAACTGCAGTCCCGCAATGGGGATATGCCAGAGGCTCGTGAAACGGCGGCGGAAGCTTTGCATACATTTGCGAAGACGGAACAACATTCCTTCTGGATTGAAAGCGCGCGAGTTTATCTTCAATCTTGTATTGAGCTTGAAGACATTGCCACGGCTGAAAAAGTCATGCTCGAAGCTTTGGAGCTTTTGGCTTCGGGCAAACTTTCTGAGTCTCTTCAAGCCTCTGTGCAGACTTTGATTGCCTCTTGGTTTTTAGCTCAGGGAAAAGCGGCTGAATCACAAGCCTATCTGGATTCGGCGATCAACAAAGCAACCCACAGTCGCGATCTTGAAGTTCTAGCAAGAGCGCTTTTAATCAATGCATTCCAACTGTCATTCAATCAAAAAACTTTCACGCAAGCCCTTCAGCTTTTAAGCAAGATCGAAACTCTGCTGGCGGAAATAGAAAATCCCGAGCTTTCCCTGATTGCAAACAATGTTCGCGGTTATATTTATATTGAATCTCAACAGTACGAAGCAGCCTTAAACACGCTTTGGAAAAATTATGAGACGGCAAAACGTCATGGTTACCAAACGTCGATTTCCTCTGTTTTAGGAGAGCTGGCACTCGTAGCCCGCGCACAACAACAGCACGAGCACTACCGCCTTTATGCCGAGCTGGCCTTAAAAGGTTTAAATCCGCAAAAGACGCCACGCCTTTATAAACGCATCCTCAAAGTCTATCCGGAAAGCGAGCGCAATCATAAAGCTCACTATGACTTTGAGATCGACGAAAAAAATCGATTTGTGCGCGAAAGAACTAAAGGCCCGATTGATTTTAAGAATCAGCATATTCTTTTTGATATGGCTTTGATGTTCATCAAACATCCAGGCCAACGCTATTCAAAGGAAGATTTAGCGGAAAAAATCTGGTCGCAAGTTTACGACCCCGATCTGCATGACAATTTGATCTATGTTTCGATCAAACGTCTGCGCACTTTGCTAGAGCCGGACTTAGAAAGTCCGCGCTACATCCTGCGTGATCGCAAAGGTTATTACTTCAACTCACAAACCCATGTTCATTTTAAGAATTTAGAGGAAGCTCCACTATGAAACTCCTAAGCTCTTTTATGGCCGTCTTCATCATGACCTCTTTCAGCTTTGCCGGACCTGGCGATGGACCTATCGTTCCTTGGCCAACCAGTGTGGTGCGCGAAGCTTTGAATGAAACGACCATCTATGGTGATTGGGTCGCTTACGAACACAATGCCGTTTGGTATATCAACATTCAAAAAGATCCGTTAGAGATCGGACGCGCTTCCATCGCGATTTCTTCTGGTGCTGTTTTCACACACAAAGCTGTCGGCTCCCTTTACCGTGGAGACAACGTCTTCTGGGGTAAGCTGGTCATGGATGCCAACCACTCGGCAGCCATCGTTCTTTACAAAGACTATGAAGGCACGAAACTCCGTATTGCCAAAGGTCACAACCGCTACGTTGACGTGAAGCTGTATCGTCAGAAATAAGGATTTGCGCCGTGATTGAGATCAGTTCGAAAAGCAACGACCACTTTCGCCGCTGGGTGGATTTATCTTCTGCCCGCGGAATCAAAAAACACCACGAGTTCATCCTGATGGGAGAAAAACTGATTGGTGAGTTTTTAGAAAACCCAAATTTCAAAGTGAAGGCAGAACTGGTTCATGAAGATCTGAAATCTTTGACAATGACGGCGGCCTCTTTAAAAGGTCAGCGCATTCCGGTCTTCAAACTTCCCAAAGCTCTTTTTAACGAAGTCGATGTGATTGGCACACACTATAATCTTTTGGTCTTGGAACCGAAGGAAATCCCCGCTTTGTCGGCCGAGAAAACGCAAGGTTTGGAAGTGCTTTCGCCTTTGGGAGATCCATCGAATCTGGGCGCTTTAGCTCGCTCGGCTTTGGCTTTTGGTGCAAGCAAAATGATTCTGACTGAAGAAAGTTGCAATCCATTTCACCCGAAAGCGATTAAATCTTCAGCGGGAGCTCTTTTAAAATTGCCTCTTTATCGCGTCGGTAAATTCACGGACTTTGTTGCAGGCAATGAAGATGTTTACGCCCTAGATATGAAAGGCGAAAATGTCGCTACTTTCA
It includes:
- the pheT gene encoding phenylalanine--tRNA ligase subunit beta → MKISLKWLQDYVDVTEFFQKPEELGEALTRAGLEVEEITNRAKDFNHVVVGHILEKDKHPNADKLSLCRVSTGEGVVHQIVCGAQNHKAGDRVIVALPGAVLPGNFAIKKSAVRGVDSAGMLCSLKELGLAKESEGIAILPADAPVGKPYAEYAGYDDITFELKVTPNRADCLSHYGLAREVACLYGKELKVPKAEPKVNSQSTKSEISLDVKAFDLCPRYTGRYLKGLKVGPSPEWLVKRLESVGMNSINNIVDVTNYVMMELGQPLHAFDAAFIAGKKVIVDRATKGEKFITLDGSEITLTGDELTIRDTTHPACLAGVVGGKNSGVTDSTTEVFLESAYFLPMSARKTSRTHGIDTDSAYRFSRGVDPDGALRGLNRATALILEVAGGEAFGDHHDFYPNPVKKAPVTISVQTVTDRLGYQAEEHKFVDFMKRLGCQLEQVGTGSYKILPPTFRFDLEQDMDLVEEYARLNGYEHIPESLPVFKTMPSHHDKAFMLNRTTSELMRAEGFQQAVNFAFVGSKAEKAFLGSVETLKAAGLSVSEKEIRIMNPLNEEMDVMRTSLSFGLFKNLNTNFHAGNMQGRLFEIGNSFFMKEDGGYGETSRLALALWGRASNLWNKSLDYPVVFELKAAVEVLLKSLNISAYTWVTPANKAEVPAFLHQGQYAQLLVEGKKVGFIGTLHPVLLDDNKIRVPAALAELDLDLLYKGQPRPYRIQSISKFPVVERDFAFVMPKTLKVGDVLKDIRKAAGSLLVNVDVFDLYEGEKMEAGKKSVAIRLWLQDKNATLQEAQIAETTNKVLESLKKNFDLSVR
- the pheS gene encoding phenylalanine--tRNA ligase subunit alpha, with protein sequence MSTTKLDSIKDTALAAFKAAPTSKDLYDLKVQYLGKSGSLTEIMKEMASLPKEEKPLFGKKVNEVKQLLEAAYTEAEDTLKKKEISAKMAAEEIDLTLPAASQAKGSAHPVNIVVEEIFTVMARLGYSVRTGPLIEKDYYNFEALNIPADHPARDMQDTFFIDKSHVLRTHTSPIQIHSLETEQLPLRVIGTGPVFRCDSDISHLPNFHQIEALCVDEKVSMADLKGTISFFVREFFGPGLKTRFRPSFFPFTEPSAEVDCSCPICKGKGCSLCKQSGWIEIGGCGLVNPKVFQAAKIEYPKWQGFAFGFGVERMAIIKYGIEDIRLFPENDVRFLRQFVK
- the rsmG gene encoding 16S rRNA (guanine(527)-N(7))-methyltransferase RsmG, yielding MAHKNKSNYSPYKARQEARGNFSPSNMGRHKKPELIYELNEANDRLADVFRNHGFDMVNHEQRMQLAHFYRLLMLNQEKENFTRLLKLRDVAIKHFIDSIIILKYTKLQFPLLDVGTGPGFPGIPLKIMLPDEKILLGEGVQRRVEFLKHVRSEMKLQNLDILGRNINQHCMYPVNGAITRAVEDIGNTLGNVISCLQTGGRVYFMKGPGVDPEIKAFKETEWSEYYKLVEDVAYTLPQTPHERRLVVYEKIKNKPLPEEDEGEELLFDELSGDEKRRWAKYT
- a CDS encoding winged helix-turn-helix domain-containing protein produces the protein MTNLPHLLQLAKLQSRNGDMPEARETAAEALHTFAKTEQHSFWIESARVYLQSCIELEDIATAEKVMLEALELLASGKLSESLQASVQTLIASWFLAQGKAAESQAYLDSAINKATHSRDLEVLARALLINAFQLSFNQKTFTQALQLLSKIETLLAEIENPELSLIANNVRGYIYIESQQYEAALNTLWKNYETAKRHGYQTSISSVLGELALVARAQQQHEHYRLYAELALKGLNPQKTPRLYKRILKVYPESERNHKAHYDFEIDEKNRFVRERTKGPIDFKNQHILFDMALMFIKHPGQRYSKEDLAEKIWSQVYDPDLHDNLIYVSIKRLRTLLEPDLESPRYILRDRKGYYFNSQTHVHFKNLEEAPL
- a CDS encoding TrmH family RNA methyltransferase; translation: MIEISSKSNDHFRRWVDLSSARGIKKHHEFILMGEKLIGEFLENPNFKVKAELVHEDLKSLTMTAASLKGQRIPVFKLPKALFNEVDVIGTHYNLLVLEPKEIPALSAEKTQGLEVLSPLGDPSNLGALARSALAFGASKMILTEESCNPFHPKAIKSSAGALLKLPLYRVGKFTDFVAGNEDVYALDMKGENVATFKWPKNIRLAIGEEGPGFSGLKGLKRLSVATQSVESLNATVAASIALFSYSVSQK